CGCCGGGGGCAAACTACTCTGCTGTTCTAGCGTAGGCCTTATTGCGTGGATCGAACGATTGATTGCCCTTCGCAGTCCACACTTTGAACCCCATCTTCTGGAGAGCGTTCCATGTCTGACCGCTATATCGACTTCGCCAACTCGTCCATCGGCCATCGGTTGGTCGGGGCCCTCGGCCTGCCGTCGCCGGTGCGGCTGGAGCGCTGGCAGGCCGGGCGCCTTCGGCCGGTGGACGGTGCACTGCTGATCGGCGGCGGGCCGCTGGCCGAACGGGTCGGCGCCTTTGCCAACCGGCTGACTGATGCCATTTATCGCTACGGCGATCAGCCTTCGTCCGCCACGCAGTGGATTCCCGGCCATGGCCCGAAACTCAAGGCTGTAATCTTCGACGCCAGCGATTTGCAGCACACCGACCAGCTAAAACAACTGCGCGAGTTCTTCCAGCCGTTGATGAAGAACCTCGACAGCAGCGCGCACCTGGTGATCCTCGGTCGTGCCCCGGAAACCCTGCGCGAACCGTTCGCCGCCAGTGCCCAACGAGCGCTCGAAGGTTTCTCCCGTTCGCTGGCCAAGGAGCTGCGCAGCGGCGGCACCCTGCAATTGATTTACGTGGGCGAAGGCGCCGAGGATCAGCTCGAAGGGCCGCTGCGGTTTTTCCTCTCGCCGAAAAGTGCATTTGTCTCCGGGCAAGTGATTCGTCTGAATCCTTGTGCCACGCCAGTGACCGACTGGACACGTCCGCTGGCCGGGCGCAAGGCGCTGGTCACCGGCGCGGCTCGCGGCATCGGCGCCTCCATCGCCGAAACCTTGGCCCGTGACGGCGCCGAAGTGATACTGCTTGACGTGCCGCCGGCCAAGACTGATCTGGAAGCCCTGGCCGCGCGCCTCGGCGGGCGCGCCATCACCCTCGACATCTGCGCCGAAGACGCCGCCGCGCAACTGATCGAACAGCTGCCGGACGGCCTCGACATTCTGGTGCACAACGCAGGCATCACTCGCGACAAGACCCTGGCCAACATGACCCCGGAATTCTGGGACGCGGTGCTGGCAGTCAACCTCAACGCCCCGCAAGTGCTGACCAAGGCCCTGCTCGACAGCGGCACCCTGCGCAATAACGCGCGGGTGATCTTACTCGCATCGATCAGCGGCATTGCCGGCAACCGCGGGCAGACCAATTACGCGGCGAGCAAGGCCGGGCTGATCGGGCTGGCCCAGGCCTGGGCACCGACACTGCTGGAACGCGGCATCAGCATCAACGCCGTGGCGCCGGGGTTCATCGAAACCCAGATGACCGCGCACATTCCTTTTGGCCTGCGCGAAGCCGGCCGGCGCATGAGTTCGCTGGGCCAGGGCGGCTTGCCCCAGGACGTCGCCGAAGCCGTGGCCTGGCTGGCGCAACCGGGCACCGGCGCCTTCACCGGACAGGCATTGCGGGTCTGTGGACAAAGTGTTCTGGGGGCTTAGGCATGAGCATCGATTGGCACACGTTGCACCGTGAACCGAGTCTGCCGGGGCTGTATGTCCGGGCAGCGACCCGGCGCAAAATCACCGGCACCCACTTGCCCGACAGCGGCTTGCGCTGCGGGGTCGATGTCGACGGCAAACGCCTCGCGGCCTATCGCAAGGTCTGCGGTTTTGCCGATGACGGGCTGCTGCCGCCGACTTATCCACACGTCCTGGCGTTTGCGTTGCAGATGCAATTGCTCACGGCCAGCGACTTCCCTTTCCCGCTGCTGGGGCTGATTCACCTGAGCAATCGCATCCGCATTCTGCGGCCGATGGGCGGGATCAGTCGCGCGCAGGCCAGCGTTCGGGTGCATAACCTGCAACCGCATCCGAAAGGCGCGACCTTCGAACTGCTGACCACCCTCGACGATCAACTCGGTCCGCTGTGGGAAGCCGAAAGTCAGATGCTCTGTCGAGGCGTGAAGCTTGAGGGCGAAGCGCTCGAACAGGCGTGGGAACCATCGCTGCCACTGATGCAGGTGGCGCAATGGAAAGCCCCGGCGGACATCGGCCGGCAATACGCCAAAGTCTCCGGCGACTACAATCCGATCCACCTGAGCGCCGCCAGTGCCAGGCTGTTCGGTTTCCCCACTGCCATTGCCCATGGTCTGTGGAACAAGGCCCGCACATTGGCTGCACTGGCGGATCATCTGCCGAAAGCCAACCTGGAAATCGCCGTGCATTTTCGCAAACCGGTGCGCCTGCCGAGTGAGGTTTCACTGTTCGCCAGTGCGGCGGGATCCAGCGGCGAGTTGCGTCTGATCGGGGCCGGGGATCTGGAACACATGGTCGGTCACTGGCAACCGATTGCCTGAATCGATCCGCAGCTGCGGAATATGATTAATTGTGTGTATATAACTTAAGTTTCTGCCGCCGTTATCCAGCCCCTTGTCAAACATCAAGCCTTGATTTTCAAGGCTTTTTTTTGCGCGTTTATATCCTCGGCATTAGTCGTTAAGCAGCACGCTCACCGACCTATATAAAGGCGTTAATACCAACTCGAGAATGGTGTGGATCCAACCTTGCGATTGATATGAGCACAACGGACGAAGGCATTGCCGGCAACAGAATCGGCGGGCCATCGAAGACAACGAACGTTGTGACAGGTGCAAGGAATACCCCTCATGAAAACTCAAGTGTGGTGCAAATCGGCAACAGCGCTGGCATTGATTCTTTCTCTCGGTCTCTCCGGTTGCAGCAGCGGTGGTGGCGGCCATCACAGTACGTCCGGCAGCTCTTCTCCAGACAGTGCCGCTGCGGGTACGGGCGGTACGGGCGCAACTGGCGGCACCGGCGATACGGCTGGCACTGGCGGGACGGGAGGCACCGGCAGCACCGGTGGGACTGGCAACACCGGTGGGACCGGAGGCACCGGCGGTAATGGTACGGCTGGCACTGGCGGAACCGGTGGCACTGGCGGCACCAACCCGACCAATCCGACCAATCCGACAAACCCGACCAATCCAACCAATCCAACCAACCCGACCAATCCAACGGATCCGACAAATCCAACCAATCCCACCACTCCTTCGCTGGTGACGACCACCCTGGTACAGGATGTTGGCAAGACCGTCAGCGGTGTGGGTGATGGTGTCAGCCAGGTTGGCGACTCCCTCAGCACGGTTCCGGTGGTGGGAGGTGTGGTGCAAAGCGTCGCCAATACCGCCGGCAATGTGGTCGGCACGCTGGGGGATGGTGTGTCCAACGGCATCGGCAAACTGGCCAGCACCCCGAATGGCCTGGGTGTGACCGCATCGTCGGTCGGCGGTGTGGTGCAGGATGTCGGCAACGGTGTGTCGGATGTCAGCGGCAAGCTGGCGACAGCCACCGGCAGTATTCCGGTGGTCGGCGGGGTCGTGACCAAAGTTGCGCCACTGCTCGACGGCGTCGGCGAGAAAGTCACCATGCTGGGCGACACCCTCAGTACCGCCACGACCACCGGACCGCTCGGCGGACTCACCACGCAGGTCAGTCAGAAACTGGTGCCGGTGATTGCGATGGTTGAAAGCACCACCGACAAACTCGGTAGCGCCACCGGTCTCGGCGCGCCCCTCAACGGCGTGATCCAGAAAGTCGGCGGTACCGTAGACGGCCTCGGTGACAAAGTGACCGGCGCTGGCAACGGTAATGCCCTGACCAACACGCTGGGCGGCGCGCTGAGTAATGTCGGCACCACGGTCGGCAAGGCCGGCGGACTGGTGGCCAACGGGACTGGCGGGGACTCGGGCGGCATCGGCGGTGGCCTCGGAGGCACCGGTCTGCTGCAAACAGTCGGCGGGGCCGTGGCCAATGTCGGTTCCGGTCTGGCGGCAGGTAATGGTTCGCTGAACGCTCCTGGCAATGTGCTGGTGTCGGCGGGCAACACTGTGGCCTCGCTCAATACTGCTGTCGGTGGTCCAGGTACAACGATCACGGCACCCACCATGGCGCTGGCCAATGTCGGCAATGTCGTCGGCACGGGCCTGAGCCCTGTGACCAGCGCAGCCACCAGCCTGACGCAAAACGTCGGCAACGCCACCGGGCTCGGTGGTCCGGTCGCCGGCCTGACAGCGCAAGTGGGCGGCGCCGTGAGTAATCTGGGTGGCACCCTCGCTGGCAGCACAACCAATCCAGTGGTCACTGCGGTCGGAGGTACTGTCGGCACGGTGGGCAACACTGTGACCGCCGTCGGTGGCCTGCTCAACGGCGGTGCCGGCACCCCCGCCACCAATCCGGTCACCACTGTGGTCAGTAACACGGTCAATGCCGTCGGCGGAGTGCTCGGTGGTGCCACCAATGGCGGCACCGGCACAGGTCTGGGCGGGGTCCTCGGCGGCCTGACCGGCGCTCTGGGCGGCAACAAACGCTGAATTGCACCTGGCCGATTCGACGGCCTAACCTACAGCGCCTACGCTTGGTTGAGGGCGGAAGATTCCCACGAGTCTTCCGCTTTTTTCTTAGGAGAAACCCTGCCCAGTGCTGCGGTTTGAACATGGAGTGTCCTATGCGCGTTATGGCATCCCTGCTGTTCCTCAGTCTCAGTTCCACTGCCCTCGCCGACACCCTGCCCAGCTTTCTCAACAGCAATGAAACCATCCGTAACCTGCCGGTGCCGAACCTGCCCGCCGACGCCTACCGTCCGGGCGCCGCGCCGCTGCAAGTCCCGGAACCCGGTGCCGCTGCAGCCGAGCCGCTGATGATGGGCACGAAGCTCAACCTGAAAACCGTACAGATCGAAGGCGGCACGATTTACCCGCTCAACGAACTGGCAGAGATCTACAAACCCCTGATCGGCCACGAATCCAGCCTCGCCGATCTGATCGAAGCGACGCGCACTATCACCCGTCGCTACCAGAACGACGGCTACCTGCTGTCCTATGCTTTCCTGCCACAGCAGACATTCGATGACGGCGCGGCGCGGGTAGTGCTGGTGGAAGGTTACGTGCGGGATGTGCAAGTACAGGGTGATATTGGTCGAGTCAAAGGGCTGCTCGACAAACTGACGGCGAAGATCCAGGCCGAACGCCCATTGACCCGCAAGACCTTCGAGCGCTACACCACGCTGATGACGCGCATTCCCGGCGTGACGATCCAGGCCCAGGTACCACCGCCAGGCACCACCGACGGTGCAACCACACTGGTTGCCCAGGCCAGTCGCAAACCGTTCACTAGCACCCTGAGCACGACCGAAGACAATCGCAACGGCACCCAGGCCTTGCTGGGTGTCAGCAGCAATTCACAGACCTCGATGGGCGAACAGTTGAGCCTCAGCGGTCTGTTTCCGCCAGGCGATGATCACGAGCATTACTATCGACTGGACTACAACCAGTTCCTCGACGATGAAGGCACGCAACTGAGTCTGTCCGCCTCGCGCTATCGCGCCGACCCCGGCACCAATGTGCTGCTGAACAACGGTCTGGAACTAAAGCCGCACCGCGAAAACGACCGTTACTCGATCGGTTTCAGTGTGCCGCTGATTGCCGCATCGAATGAACTGCTGACGGCCGGATCGCGCCTTTACGCGGTCAACGACAAGACCCGCTACAACGTCATCGGCTACCCGCTCAGCGCCGAAGAGCGCACCGACATCCGCGCCCTCGCCTTCGAAAGCGACTGGCGCAAGGCCGACGCCCGGCAACTGCGGATTCTCAGTGGCGGGGTTTATCAAGGCTTCGACAGCATGGGCGCGAAAACCAACAACAGCGCCATCGACCTGCATTTCTTCCGTCTGCGGCTATCGGGGGTACAGAGCGACAAGTTCTTCGACAACTGGCAGGGCGTGCTATCGGGAGCGTTGTACTGGACCGACGACACCCTGCCCGACAGCGAACGTGCGGTATTCGGCGGGCAGAATTTCGGCCGCGGCTACCCCGACGACCAGGCGTCCGGCGACAAGGGCTGGGGGGTGGCTTACGAGATCAACTACAGCTTCAACCGCGACGGCAGCTGGGTGCGGATCCTGCAACCCTACGTGGTGCTCGATCGCTCGCGCAGCTGGTTCAACCAGTTGCCGGTGCAGGCAAATAGTCTGTCTTCGGCCGCAGTGGGCCTGAGGTTCGGCGATGCCAAGTACTACAACATTGCGCTGGAAGCGGCCAAGCCGATGTCGGATGAAGCACTGGATACGTTCAATCGCCGGCCGCGTTACAGCATCAGCTTCAGCTATCAGCTGTAACCCGGCAGGCTCCGGAATCAGAAGGCGTAACGCACTTTCGCCGTGAAACCGTCAGCATTGAAGCCGCTGGCGGTCACGTAGTTGTACGACCCGCCTACGCTCCATGCACCCATGCGATAGTTGGCGCCCAGGCCCAGCTCATAGCTGTCGCGCACCGGTGTCGTGCCACGGCTGGTGAACGAGTCGCCGCCCAACACAAACGAGGACG
The sequence above is a segment of the Pseudomonas sp. HS6 genome. Coding sequences within it:
- a CDS encoding MaoC family dehydratase encodes the protein MSIDWHTLHREPSLPGLYVRAATRRKITGTHLPDSGLRCGVDVDGKRLAAYRKVCGFADDGLLPPTYPHVLAFALQMQLLTASDFPFPLLGLIHLSNRIRILRPMGGISRAQASVRVHNLQPHPKGATFELLTTLDDQLGPLWEAESQMLCRGVKLEGEALEQAWEPSLPLMQVAQWKAPADIGRQYAKVSGDYNPIHLSAASARLFGFPTAIAHGLWNKARTLAALADHLPKANLEIAVHFRKPVRLPSEVSLFASAAGSSGELRLIGAGDLEHMVGHWQPIA
- a CDS encoding 3-oxoacyl-ACP reductase, which encodes MSDRYIDFANSSIGHRLVGALGLPSPVRLERWQAGRLRPVDGALLIGGGPLAERVGAFANRLTDAIYRYGDQPSSATQWIPGHGPKLKAVIFDASDLQHTDQLKQLREFFQPLMKNLDSSAHLVILGRAPETLREPFAASAQRALEGFSRSLAKELRSGGTLQLIYVGEGAEDQLEGPLRFFLSPKSAFVSGQVIRLNPCATPVTDWTRPLAGRKALVTGAARGIGASIAETLARDGAEVILLDVPPAKTDLEALAARLGGRAITLDICAEDAAAQLIEQLPDGLDILVHNAGITRDKTLANMTPEFWDAVLAVNLNAPQVLTKALLDSGTLRNNARVILLASISGIAGNRGQTNYAASKAGLIGLAQAWAPTLLERGISINAVAPGFIETQMTAHIPFGLREAGRRMSSLGQGGLPQDVAEAVAWLAQPGTGAFTGQALRVCGQSVLGA
- a CDS encoding ShlB/FhaC/HecB family hemolysin secretion/activation protein, with translation MRVMASLLFLSLSSTALADTLPSFLNSNETIRNLPVPNLPADAYRPGAAPLQVPEPGAAAAEPLMMGTKLNLKTVQIEGGTIYPLNELAEIYKPLIGHESSLADLIEATRTITRRYQNDGYLLSYAFLPQQTFDDGAARVVLVEGYVRDVQVQGDIGRVKGLLDKLTAKIQAERPLTRKTFERYTTLMTRIPGVTIQAQVPPPGTTDGATTLVAQASRKPFTSTLSTTEDNRNGTQALLGVSSNSQTSMGEQLSLSGLFPPGDDHEHYYRLDYNQFLDDEGTQLSLSASRYRADPGTNVLLNNGLELKPHRENDRYSIGFSVPLIAASNELLTAGSRLYAVNDKTRYNVIGYPLSAEERTDIRALAFESDWRKADARQLRILSGGVYQGFDSMGAKTNNSAIDLHFFRLRLSGVQSDKFFDNWQGVLSGALYWTDDTLPDSERAVFGGQNFGRGYPDDQASGDKGWGVAYEINYSFNRDGSWVRILQPYVVLDRSRSWFNQLPVQANSLSSAAVGLRFGDAKYYNIALEAAKPMSDEALDTFNRRPRYSISFSYQL
- a CDS encoding collagen-like triple helix repeat-containing protein, with the translated sequence MKTQVWCKSATALALILSLGLSGCSSGGGGHHSTSGSSSPDSAAAGTGGTGATGGTGDTAGTGGTGGTGSTGGTGNTGGTGGTGGNGTAGTGGTGGTGGTNPTNPTNPTNPTNPTNPTNPTNPTDPTNPTNPTTPSLVTTTLVQDVGKTVSGVGDGVSQVGDSLSTVPVVGGVVQSVANTAGNVVGTLGDGVSNGIGKLASTPNGLGVTASSVGGVVQDVGNGVSDVSGKLATATGSIPVVGGVVTKVAPLLDGVGEKVTMLGDTLSTATTTGPLGGLTTQVSQKLVPVIAMVESTTDKLGSATGLGAPLNGVIQKVGGTVDGLGDKVTGAGNGNALTNTLGGALSNVGTTVGKAGGLVANGTGGDSGGIGGGLGGTGLLQTVGGAVANVGSGLAAGNGSLNAPGNVLVSAGNTVASLNTAVGGPGTTITAPTMALANVGNVVGTGLSPVTSAATSLTQNVGNATGLGGPVAGLTAQVGGAVSNLGGTLAGSTTNPVVTAVGGTVGTVGNTVTAVGGLLNGGAGTPATNPVTTVVSNTVNAVGGVLGGATNGGTGTGLGGVLGGLTGALGGNKR